The following is a genomic window from Pirellulales bacterium.
ATTCGCCACCGTCGCCGAAGCGCGGGACTGGGCGGATTCCGCTAGCCGTTGTCGCATGCTTGGATCGCATGATGGCGAAGTCGCCGGCCGAGCGCTATCCGGCGCCCGCCGAAGTGGCCAGGGCGCTCGCGGCGCATGCCCGCGGAGCGGATTTGCCGAAACTGGCATCGCGCGGCGCGGATGCCGGTTCGATTTCGGCGAGCCGGGCTGCCGCGGAGCCGATGTGGAGCAGTATGCAACGCGTCGCCGGATCGATCCCGGCGACCGCCGGCTGGATGCTGCGGCAGATGTTCGGCCGTCGCACGCCTTTCCGTAGCCCAGCCAAGCACGAACCGCTCCTTTCCGTGAGCGGCGTGGTCGGCCTGATCTTGATCGCGCTGATTCTCTCGCGATGTTCTTGCATCAGCCGCCTGATGCCGGGCAAGTCGCGCGGCGCTGGCGGCGGACCGCCGCCGGCCGATGTTCATTACTTCCGAATCGGCCCCGGTCCGGCCGAGCATCCTTGAATCGCGGCCATTTCGAAAGCAGTTTTTCCATGCAAGATTTCGCTCCCACTCGATTTTCGAATAGTTTGAACGGACGGATACAGAACCGTGCCGCCGTCGAACGCACCAGTTGCTTTGTGCGGCTTTATCCGGCGGAAGGAATCGGCGAGTTTATTCAACTCGGCGATCCGATGCTGCTGATCGGCCGCGACCCGTCGTCGAGTCTCGAGCTGGCCGACGATTCGGTGTCGCGTTCTCATGCGACGCTCGAATGCCTCGACGGCGAATTCGTGCTCTCCGACCTCGGCAGCACCAATGGCACGTATGTCAACGAACGGCGGATCGATTCCCAGCGGCTTTGCCCCGGCGATCGCGTGCGATTCGGCAACCAGATTTTCAAATTTCTTTCGGCCGACCGGATCGAAGCCGACTATTACGAGACCGTCTACGGCATGATGATCACCGACGGTTTGACGCAGGCTTATAGCAAGCGATATCTGATGGATGTCATCGAGCGCGAGCTGCACCGCACGCACCGCACCCGCCGCCCGCTTTCGGTACTGATGCTCGACGTCGATCGCTTCAAAGAAATCAACGACACCCACGGCCATATGACGGGCGACGAAGTGCTGGTGGAGATTTGCCGCCGAGCGAAAACGCAGCTTCGCAGCGACGAGGTGTTTGCCCGTTGCGGCGGCGAGGAATTTGCGCTGGTGATGAGCGACACTCCGCTCTCCGCGGCACACGAGGTCGCCGAACGGCTTCGCCAAACAATCGCCGATCATCCGGTGCACACCGAGCAAGGCGAGATTCGGGTTACCGTCAGCATCGGCATTGCTCGGACGCACGGCGAGGAAAGGGCGACGGCCTGCGAATTTCTGCACCGCGTCGATCAGCAGCTTTACGCCGCGAAACAGTCGGGCCGCAACCGCGTGATGAGTTGACCGTAGCTACCTCCCCGCCGCCGAATTGAGCCAGGAGGCCGAAGCGCGAGCAAGGGAATCGTTTTGCTCCGGCCGAAATGGTGATTGGGCAATTGCCATCACGCTTCGTTACTTCCTTGCTTGCGCTGCGGGCTCCGGTTGCTGCGGGCTCTGGTGCGCCGCGAGGAGCGTGTTGTGCAGGAGCATGGTCACCGTCAGCGGGCCGACGCCGCCCGGCACCGGCGTGATGTAGCCGGCCACTTCGCGGACCGATGGAAAATCGACGTCGCCGAACATTTTTCCATCGAGGCGGTTCATTCCAACATCGATCACCGCCGCTCCCGGCTTCACCATGTCGGCCGTGATGAATCTTGCCCGGCCGATCGCCACGATCAAGATATCGGCTTGCCGAGTGATGTCGGCAAGATTGGACGTGCGGCTATGGCAGACCGTCACGGTCGCATCGGCCCCTGCTCCGCGCTGCACCAGCAGCAACGCCATCGGTTTGCCGACGATATCGCTTCGCCCGACGATCACCGCATGCCGGCCGGCAATTGGGATTTGGTTTCGCACGAGCAGTTGTTGGATGCCGTAAGGCGTGCAGGGCAAAAATCGCGGATGGCCTTGCGCGATAAGCCCGACGTTTTCAGGATGAAACGCGTCCACGTCTTTGAGCGGGCTGACGGCTCGCAACACTCGAGCCGCGTCGATCTGCGGCGGCAACGGCGTTTGCACCAGAATGCCATGCACCGGAGCACCATTGTTTCCGGTGCCGCTATTTCCGGCGATATTCAACGTGGCGATGAGATCGAGCAGTTCATCGGTCGTTGTCGAGGTCGGAAGCCGATAGAGCTGGCTCACCATTCCGACTCGCCCACAAGCCAATTGCTTGTTGCGAACATAGACTTCGCTCGCCGGATCATTGCCAACGAGCACCGCAGCCAGGCAAGGCGCGACGCCGTGCGCATCGACAAATTCAGCCACTTGCGCAGCCATTTCCTGCTGGATCGTCGCGGCGAGCGCTTTGCCGTCGAGAAGTTTTGCGGTCACAAGACACGCCCCAATCACGATGCGTTGCAAGATCCGATAATCATCGGGCATCGAGCAGCATACACACTCGGGCGGTTAGCCGACAGTTCCGCGTTTGGAATTTGACGCGGCGAAATACGCGGCGGAAAGGCAATGATTTCCCCGGCCGCTATGCGGTCGCTTGTTCGCTCAAGCCGAGTTCCTGCCGCATCGTGTCGCGGATCTTGAACTTTTGGATCTTGCCGGTGACCGTTTCTGGAAACGCTTCGACGAAGCGGACATATTTCGGCACTTTGAAGAATGCCAATCGGGCACGGCAAAAGTCGCGGAGTTCTTGCTCGGTGGCGGTTTGGCCCGTTTTGAGCTTGATCCATGCGCAGACTTCTTCGCCGTATTTTGGATCGGGCACGCCGACGACCGCCGCCTGCTCGACGGCCGGGTGCGTGAACAGAAATTCTTCGATCTCGCGCGGATAGATGTTTTCGCCGCCGCGGATCACCATGTCCTTGATTCGGCCGGTGATTTTGTAATAACCGTTCGGAAGCCGCAGGGCGATGTCGCCCGTGTGCAGCCAGCCGTCGGCATCGATGGCGGCGCGTGTGGCCTCGGGATTCCTGTAATAGCCGAGCATCACAACATGGCCGCGGGCGCAGAGTTCCCCTTGCTCGTTGTCGCCGAGCGTGGCGCCGCTGACGGGATCGGCGATTTTCACTTCGATGTTCGGAATCGGCCGGCCCACGGTTTCCACGCGCATTTCCAGCGGATCGTCGGTGCGAGTTTGCGTGATGATCGGCGACGCTTCGGTTTGGCCGTAGCCGATCGTGATCTCGCTGCAGCCGAGATCGCCGACCACGGCCCGCATGGTTTCGATCGGACAAGGGCTGCCCGACATGATGCCGGTGCGGAGCGAGGAAAGATCGCGACCGGGCCGGCTCGGGTCGTTCAATTCGGCGATGAACATCGTCGGTACGCCGTAGATCGCCGTGGCCCGTTCGCGCTCGATCGCGTCGAGTGTGGCGGTGGGGTCGAACGATTCGGCCGGGATGATCATCGCCGCGCCGTGGACGACCGCGCTCGTGGTCCCGAGCACGCAGCCGAAACAATGGTAGAACGGCACCGGAATGCAGATCCGATCGCGCTCGGTAAGCTTCAGGCAATTGCCGAAATAAAACGTGTTCAGCAGCAGGTTGCGATGGCTGAGCGTGGCGGCCTTTGGAAAGCCGGTCGTGCCGGAGGTGTATTGAATGTTGATCGCGTCGTTCGGGCGGAGCGTGGCGGCGGACGCGTCGATCGCCGAATGCGGAGTTGTTTGGCCACGGCGGTACATTTCGTCCCACGAGATCATTCCGGACCGCGGTGTGCCGCGCATGGCGACCGCCCAGCGCAAGCGTGGAAACGCCGCTGTCTGCAATTGGCCTGGTTCGGCGGCCGCCATTTCCGGGCAAACTTCCGCGAGCATCGCGAAATAGTCCGACTTCTTAAAGCCGTCGATCAGAAACAGGGCCGTCGCATCGCATTGGTTCAAAACATATTTCAGTTCGAACGGCCGATAAGCCGGGTTGATCGTCACTAGCACCGCCCCGATTCGCGCGGTGGCGAATTGCAAGAGGACCCATTCCGGAACGTTCGTGGCCCAAACGGCCACATGCTCGCCGCTGCGGATCCCGAGAGCCAACAACCCGCGGGCCGCATCGTCGACGCGCTCCAAAAACTCCCGCCACGAGAGCCGCAGATTCAATTGCGGAAACACGAGCGCATCGCGGTCGGCAAAGCGGCCGGCGGTCGCCGCGAGCGCCTGGCCGATCGTCAGCCCTTCGACCCAAGGAGTGTCTGAATCCGCCATGCGATACCGTCTCCTCCGGGGGCCCGGACGCCTGCAGCGCTAGCAAGGATGACTTCGGTTGGTGCGCCAAAAGGGGTCGGCCGCGCCAAAGGG
Proteins encoded in this region:
- a CDS encoding bifunctional 5,10-methylenetetrahydrofolate dehydrogenase/5,10-methenyltetrahydrofolate cyclohydrolase, producing the protein MTAKLLDGKALAATIQQEMAAQVAEFVDAHGVAPCLAAVLVGNDPASEVYVRNKQLACGRVGMVSQLYRLPTSTTTDELLDLIATLNIAGNSGTGNNGAPVHGILVQTPLPPQIDAARVLRAVSPLKDVDAFHPENVGLIAQGHPRFLPCTPYGIQQLLVRNQIPIAGRHAVIVGRSDIVGKPMALLLVQRGAGADATVTVCHSRTSNLADITRQADILIVAIGRARFITADMVKPGAAVIDVGMNRLDGKMFGDVDFPSVREVAGYITPVPGGVGPLTVTMLLHNTLLAAHQSPQQPEPAAQARK
- a CDS encoding GGDEF domain-containing protein codes for the protein MQDFAPTRFSNSLNGRIQNRAAVERTSCFVRLYPAEGIGEFIQLGDPMLLIGRDPSSSLELADDSVSRSHATLECLDGEFVLSDLGSTNGTYVNERRIDSQRLCPGDRVRFGNQIFKFLSADRIEADYYETVYGMMITDGLTQAYSKRYLMDVIERELHRTHRTRRPLSVLMLDVDRFKEINDTHGHMTGDEVLVEICRRAKTQLRSDEVFARCGGEEFALVMSDTPLSAAHEVAERLRQTIADHPVHTEQGEIRVTVSIGIARTHGEERATACEFLHRVDQQLYAAKQSGRNRVMS
- a CDS encoding AMP-binding protein; the protein is MADSDTPWVEGLTIGQALAATAGRFADRDALVFPQLNLRLSWREFLERVDDAARGLLALGIRSGEHVAVWATNVPEWVLLQFATARIGAVLVTINPAYRPFELKYVLNQCDATALFLIDGFKKSDYFAMLAEVCPEMAAAEPGQLQTAAFPRLRWAVAMRGTPRSGMISWDEMYRRGQTTPHSAIDASAATLRPNDAINIQYTSGTTGFPKAATLSHRNLLLNTFYFGNCLKLTERDRICIPVPFYHCFGCVLGTTSAVVHGAAMIIPAESFDPTATLDAIERERATAIYGVPTMFIAELNDPSRPGRDLSSLRTGIMSGSPCPIETMRAVVGDLGCSEITIGYGQTEASPIITQTRTDDPLEMRVETVGRPIPNIEVKIADPVSGATLGDNEQGELCARGHVVMLGYYRNPEATRAAIDADGWLHTGDIALRLPNGYYKITGRIKDMVIRGGENIYPREIEEFLFTHPAVEQAAVVGVPDPKYGEEVCAWIKLKTGQTATEQELRDFCRARLAFFKVPKYVRFVEAFPETVTGKIQKFKIRDTMRQELGLSEQATA